CCGTCGGATCTGCCGCAGATTGCGGCGCACCCGGCGCCAAGCACCTTCACAGTAAATCCGCGCGATGTCCAGCTCGGGCTTCGCGGCCTCCTCTCCCACCGCATTGATCCGGCTGGTTACCCGGGAAAGCACCGCCAGCATCCCGTAAAGGTCTATGGCGGCATCAGCAAATCGCTTGAGCATCAGCTGCCGATCCACCACCCGCTTGCCGAACTTCATGATAGCTGAATCCACCGCCAGGTGAAAACGTTCCACGTAATAGGAGCAGCGCTCGGCCCATTCCTTGAGGGCTGGATGCACCGCCGTGAGATGGGGATGAATAACGGCACCCCGGACTCTGGTAAGGGCGTAGTCGGCCAGGAACCCAAATCCCTTGATAGGATCCCGGAGGGCTTTACCCAATCGCTTGAGGTACTCGCCGGGCGCTCGCATACCGGCCAGAGCGATGAACAGACGGAGAACCTCGTTAGTACCCTCGAAGATGAGATTGACACGGGCGTCCCGCAGGCCGCGCTCAAAAGGATAATCCTTCATGTATCCCAGGCCACCCAGGAGCTGTAGCGCCTCGTTGATGTCGGCCCAGCCCCGCTCGCTCGCAAATACCTTGCAGATGGCCGCCTCCAAGGAGTAGTCCACGTCTCCCCGATCCACCAGGCCCGCCGTAAGGTAGACCATACTTTCCGACACGTAGGTGTCCACCGTCATCTGGGCGAGCTTCTCCTTGATGAGCTCAAACTCGGCGATGGGACGTCCGAACTGAGAGCGTTCCAGGGTGTGCTTCACGGCATCCTTCAGAACGACCTTGGCGCCCCCGGCCACCCCCTCGGCCAGAGCCAACCGGCCCGAGTTCAGTACTTGCATAGCCACCTTGAAACCTCTGCCCCTCTCTCCCAGCAGGCTGTCGGGGGGCAAAACCACATCGTCGAAGAAGAGGGGCACCGTACTGGAGGCCTTGATGCCCAGCTTGTCCTCTTCCGGTCCCCGGGTGAAGCCCTCCAGACCCCAGTCCACGATGAAAGCGGAGATTTTCTGCTCAGTTTTGCCGTCAACCTCCACTGCCGTTTTGGCGAAAACCGTGAAGAAATCGGCTATGCCGCCGTTGGTAACCCAGAGCTTCTGTCCATTCAGCAACCAGGTGCCGTCCGGCTGGCACACAGCGCGAGTCTGGATGGAAGCCACGTCACTGCCGGCGCCCGGTTCGGTCAGGGCGAAGGCCGCCAGCTTCTTGCCGCTGGCCAGGTCGGGCAGGTACTTCCGCTTCTGCTCCTCGCTACCGTACAGCAGCAGACCCTTCACGCCGATGGAACTGTGCCCACCCACGGTCACCGGAAGGGAGCCGTCGATCATGGCCAGGGCTTCGAAGACCCTGGCGTAGGCCGTCTGGGACAGACCCAGGCCCCCGTAGACCTCGGGAACGTTGAGGCCGAATAGGCCCATCTCCCCCAGGGCCTCCAGGGTGCCTTCGGGATACCGGGCCTGGGCATCGGCCTCGGCGGAATTAAAATTCTCTTCGGCCCATTTGAACAAATTGTCAGTGATGATCTTCACCATGTCGGCCTCTTCCTTATCCATACTGGGAAACGGAAAAGTCAGGTCCTCCAGAATCTCGCCCTGGAACAGGGACTTCATCAGGGATAACGTGGTTTCAGCCATGTCGCGCTCCTGTAGCTGCCGGTTAGGGCACGTTTAACCGTGCCCCTGCAGGTGAAAATTTACCACCTCGAGGAAGAGTAGTGGGGTGGTATCGCGAAAACGAAGAGCAGGGAGCAGGGCTCAGAAGGCCTATTGCGCCTCCTCATACAGCCGCTTAAACAGGTCCCGCTCTGCCTGGGTGAGTTCCTGCCCCCGGCGGCCTTTAACGGTCGCCATGGTCTCCAGGCACTTTTCCAGGTCATAGCGTTCCTGGCCGTCGCCGCCCCAGGCGAAAGAGGGCACGACCTTGGGCGGTGTAACCGGGCCGAACACATTTGCCGCCACCCCTACGCGGGTACCGGTGTTGAAGAGAGTACCGATGGCGGTCTTGGCATGGTCACCCATGAACATGCCGATGAAGGTTTTCCCCGTATCTACGGTCTGGCCATTGACTAATACTTTCACCGGCCCATAGTTGTTTTTCAAATCGCTGTTGGTGGTGCCAGCACCCAGGTTGATCCACGATCCTAGGTAGGCATGTCCCAAAAACCCATCGTGCTGCTTGTTGGTGTATCCCTGCATGATGGTGCCTTCCACCTGCCCCATGACCCGGCAGACGGGTCCTAAAGCGACCTCCTCCAGAAACGCGAAGGGCCAGACCTTGCACTTGGAACCCAGGTAAGTCGGCCCGGCGATAACGGAGTGGGAAGCAATCGTAGTACCGTCTTCAATGATAACCGGTCCGTGGCGGATATCGAGGGTTACGGCGGGATCAATGGTCACGTCCTTGCCCAGATAGACGCCGCCATCACCCACTACTTCCACACCCCGGGGCAAGGCGCTGCGGGCTGCGCTGCGGTACCAGCGGTCAAAGTCAGCGGTGAGCCGTTCGCCATTGGTTAGAAAATGGTCCCACAGGTAGTGGAGGAGTGTTGGGCCTTCATATTCAGTCGGATTGAAAGAATGCTGCTCCCCGCGCATCAAACTGTCACGAAACGCTCGGCCGTCATAGGCGGGCAGGTACCCTCCCACTAGACGCTCCTCCTGCATCATATGTGCGTGTTTCGCATCCAATAATTGGAACGATTCCTCATCCCACAGGGCCGTTCCGTTAAGCCAGAGGCCGGCCACCACCTGCTCCGGATTGACCGGCAGGTCGGGGTAACGTTCCTGCACCACCGCCGCCATTTCAGGACGCACCACCAGGCTGAGGGGCTTATCGCTCACTACCCGGCGGATGCGCTCCAGGTGGGTGTAAGCGCCGCAGCGCAGCTCAAAGGTGGCCCAGGTGAGGGTCAGCGGTTCCAGGTTCAGGGCATACTGGTCTTCAAAGACGTAAATCATGAACGGTCCCTTCTGAACTTTCCAGACAGTTGCGGATGAGGTTAACCACCGGGTGTTCCCAGATCACATAGTTTGAGCATTTGCGCATAC
Above is a window of Candidatus Neomarinimicrobiota bacterium DNA encoding:
- a CDS encoding acyl-CoA dehydrogenase family protein yields the protein MAETTLSLMKSLFQGEILEDLTFPFPSMDKEEADMVKIITDNLFKWAEENFNSAEADAQARYPEGTLEALGEMGLFGLNVPEVYGGLGLSQTAYARVFEALAMIDGSLPVTVGGHSSIGVKGLLLYGSEEQKRKYLPDLASGKKLAAFALTEPGAGSDVASIQTRAVCQPDGTWLLNGQKLWVTNGGIADFFTVFAKTAVEVDGKTEQKISAFIVDWGLEGFTRGPEEDKLGIKASSTVPLFFDDVVLPPDSLLGERGRGFKVAMQVLNSGRLALAEGVAGGAKVVLKDAVKHTLERSQFGRPIAEFELIKEKLAQMTVDTYVSESMVYLTAGLVDRGDVDYSLEAAICKVFASERGWADINEALQLLGGLGYMKDYPFERGLRDARVNLIFEGTNEVLRLFIALAGMRAPGEYLKRLGKALRDPIKGFGFLADYALTRVRGAVIHPHLTAVHPALKEWAERCSYYVERFHLAVDSAIMKFGKRVVDRQLMLKRFADAAIDLYGMLAVLSRVTSRINAVGEEAAKPELDIARIYCEGAWRRVRRNLRQIRR
- a CDS encoding putative sugar nucleotidyl transferase, giving the protein MIYVFEDQYALNLEPLTLTWATFELRCGAYTHLERIRRVVSDKPLSLVVRPEMAAVVQERYPDLPVNPEQVVAGLWLNGTALWDEESFQLLDAKHAHMMQEERLVGGYLPAYDGRAFRDSLMRGEQHSFNPTEYEGPTLLHYLWDHFLTNGERLTADFDRWYRSAARSALPRGVEVVGDGGVYLGKDVTIDPAVTLDIRHGPVIIEDGTTIASHSVIAGPTYLGSKCKVWPFAFLEEVALGPVCRVMGQVEGTIMQGYTNKQHDGFLGHAYLGSWINLGAGTTNSDLKNNYGPVKVLVNGQTVDTGKTFIGMFMGDHAKTAIGTLFNTGTRVGVAANVFGPVTPPKVVPSFAWGGDGQERYDLEKCLETMATVKGRRGQELTQAERDLFKRLYEEAQ